CACGGGTAAGTACAAACCGATGGGTCTTTCCGCTGATGAGAGATAGGAGTTGATTGAGCTTGTTCGTCAGCTAAAATCGAGCATTAGTTTCGGCTCATGGTCTTCGTTCATGATAGCAAGCAAAAGAGCAATTAGATGCTTTCTTCCTTATCCTTCGAAGGATGATCTATATATCCCTCTGGGTGGTGTCGGATGCGCGCGACTGCTCGGCCCAGAGCTTTAGCCGGTCGGCAACGATGGTCCCGAGCGGCTGCTCTCCCATCGCGAGGGTGCTGCGTCGCCGTATGTCCCGACAGAACTCCTCGGCCTCCGCGTAGCTGATCGCGCCCAGATTCTTGGCGATGATGTCGGGTGTCCGGCCCAGCGGCTCGTCAAGGGTAGCAGCGAACCGTGCGATATACGTTGTCAAGTCTCCCCGGGTCGGCGGATTGAGCAAGAGGCGAACCTGGAACCGGCGCCACGCAGCGCGATCAAGCAGTTCGGCGTGGTTGGTGGCGGCCACCACCACGGTATAGCTTGGCAGATCGTCCACCTGCATCAGCAGCGATGTGACCACCCGTTTGATCTCACCGGTCTCGTGAACGTCGCCGCGCTCCTTACCCACCGCATCGAACTCGTCGAAGAACAACACGCAGGGGGTCGTGCGGGCATAGTCAAAGACACGCTTCAGGCGGGCGGCGGTCTCCCCGAGAAAACTGCCGATCATCGCTTCGTAGCGGACTACGAAGAACGGCACCGCCAAGGCTTCCGCTATGGCCTCCGCGAGGGACGTCTTGCCGTTGCCGGGAGGTCCCACCAGCAGCACCCGGTGCCGTGGCTCAAGCGAGTGCGCCCGCAGCAACGCGGCCCCATGCTGCTCGTCGATCAACTCGTCGCATGCCCGCCGTGCAAGATCGGAAAGGACCAGTTCCTCGATCCGCCGGCGAGGAGTCAACTCAAGCAGAAACTCCCGGTGGCGTTGGCCATGGCCGGTAAACTTCACCGCCCCGGGACCTCCGCCGTTGACGTGCATCGCCTCCGACAGCCGTTCAGCAAGCACATTGTGACGCTTTGCGCGCTCCTCGGCGATGATCGCTTCCGTGACGGAGCGGGCGCGCGCCACGTCACCGCTCGATCCGGCCTTCACCAGCGAAACGAGGAGGTCGCTCCGCGCCATGACAGTACCCCCGTGTCCCGTGCTGCTCCGGGCGGAGCGCGTTTTTCTTATCGTATGCGGCTCGCCCGCGTAAGTCCACCATGGGTAGTGGGTGCATTCCGCCAGTGTGGTAGCGGTCAGGCGGCCTCGAGCTGGGTCTGGTCG
This genomic interval from Spirochaetaceae bacterium contains the following:
- a CDS encoding ATP-binding protein; translation: MARSDLLVSLVKAGSSGDVARARSVTEAIIAEERAKRHNVLAERLSEAMHVNGGGPGAVKFTGHGQRHREFLLELTPRRRIEELVLSDLARRACDELIDEQHGAALLRAHSLEPRHRVLLVGPPGNGKTSLAEAIAEALAVPFFVVRYEAMIGSFLGETAARLKRVFDYARTTPCVLFFDEFDAVGKERGDVHETGEIKRVVTSLLMQVDDLPSYTVVVAATNHAELLDRAAWRRFQVRLLLNPPTRGDLTTYIARFAATLDEPLGRTPDIIAKNLGAISYAEAEEFCRDIRRRSTLAMGEQPLGTIVADRLKLWAEQSRASDTTQRDI